From a region of the bacterium genome:
- a CDS encoding FecR domain-containing protein — MKILPNLPLRLLLAVLLAASASLGYAGGTVTQLSGTLSVRKADGTTKVLGRDSKVEPGDVLTTEKDSYAQVRFTDGGSLTLKPNTQIRVESYTFEDKAPEKDNLVFSLIKGGLRALTGLVGKRAGRQDAYRLNTATATIGIRGTYYGVDDIAPGADSGLPPGVYLVVFDGIVVAFNEAGFQAFQAGQYGFMGSLTTPPQILPQNPGIPFTPPPGFTEGGPAACVVR, encoded by the coding sequence ATGAAAATACTTCCAAACCTCCCTTTACGTCTTCTTCTTGCGGTCCTCCTGGCTGCAAGCGCTTCACTGGGATATGCAGGTGGTACGGTTACGCAATTGTCCGGCACGCTATCCGTACGCAAGGCGGATGGTACGACGAAAGTCCTCGGTCGCGATTCCAAAGTCGAGCCGGGGGACGTCTTGACTACGGAAAAGGATAGCTATGCCCAGGTACGCTTTACCGACGGCGGCTCGCTGACGCTCAAGCCGAACACGCAGATCAGGGTGGAAAGCTATACTTTCGAAGACAAGGCGCCGGAAAAGGACAATCTGGTTTTCAGCCTGATCAAGGGGGGATTGAGGGCGCTAACCGGCTTGGTCGGCAAGCGCGCCGGGCGACAGGACGCCTATCGCCTCAATACGGCGACGGCAACGATTGGTATCCGTGGCACATACTATGGAGTCGATGACATTGCGCCCGGTGCGGATAGCGGGTTGCCGCCCGGCGTTTATCTCGTCGTATTCGATGGTATCGTCGTCGCCTTCAACGAGGCAGGCTTCCAGGCTTTTCAAGCTGGCCAGTATGGATTCATGGGCAGCCTGACGACGCCGCCACAGATATTGCCGCAGAACCCTGGCATTCCTTTTACTCCGCCGCCCGGCTTCACGGAGGGCGGACCAGCTGCTTGCGTTGTGCGCTAG